GGCAAAACAGCTGTAATTTTGttacttttaataatataaaatatttccgATATAATATTGAATACAAAGAAAGTAAGACTACAGTTTGATATTGCCTCATCAGTATTTGCTCTTTTTCAAATACCGATGTCTATAGGTTTTTAATTATGCAAGGTTTAAccaaataaacatttgtttactGTCACTAAcagtattttttaataaatacaaacaaaacttaATACTAGTATGGCAATTTGATAAATGATGTAATTAAATATCGTCAAGTTCTGTTAAAACATTCATATGTATTTTTAGTTAGACTTAGTATGGTTTCAAGATTTTGTTATTTCCGATTAATTTGAGATCTATATCTGGCATATACAAGACAAAGACAAAGACAAAATAGTTCATTTCCTCAGACACAAACGTGTACAAGAGGTCAAAACATGATCAAGTATACATATAAATCGAATACGGAATAGTTAATTGCACTTGAAACTTTTTTCGAACAAGTTTGTACGAAAATATTCCGCAAACATTCAATATTGAATACAATTTTAATCAAGCGATGGTCAAAGCGATAATACATGTAGGTAACGTTTTCTTACTTTaatgaggggggcaaggggtttaactgttatgctgttatggggcaatttaattctttgttatctgttattttgaaaatatatttgctgttagctgttattgtcttattctttgttagctgttattgggcttttagtttttttgttatctgttattgtgataatgtatttgctgttaactgttattgaaaattggaatgttagcattttttttgacagtcaatattcggtataaattgaagatcagtggacattggggtctaccactactaatatgtttgtcctgtattcagagaaggattcattaacatatacccatctcagaagtgaggtccaggacaatgcaagtatatcttatgattatcctttgtaataaattccatttttttttatgaatgtgtatttagaatcatcttaattttttgtatgagaataatgttccttgtttcccgtacgaacatattaaattaaaacaattcttaatatgacaaataggaaaacatatggccaggaatatctgacaaggatctcaattaaggactaggtcctaacaaccacttaacctttatataacatggtacatagactcagctctatgattcttttcaaagcagaaccaaatgcattgtacaatgaaaaatccaaccatgtacttgggtccgaagctgcacataactcattacaagcaaagatttatttcgtttcaagccattgtttccctactaaactatgtatactacttactagtacacttggaacaatcaaaaacctcagctgataaaaaattgttcaaataaggcctaaaaacctcagctgataaaaaaattgttcaaataaggcctatttgaaaatagtggaatataTTGCTTTCGTTCGAAGTAcatgataaattgcatgcttatataattggtgcttttgatttttctaccgtatataccacattgcctcatagtcttattttaaagaaaaattcacacacctcattaaatggtcatttagaaaaagtcagagtATTCAAACTCtttaactaattttttttcttagcaacaaagggagcttcagtcaatatatataaacaatacaccaacgtttcataactgaaagcatttttgagttatttttgaaaactagaaaataccacctttttctaatgaataaaatcccttaactcaataacataaaatcgaaaactaataaaaatcgaaagggagtttacaacaatagatataaacatttcagcaaagtttcatgagcactgctgaaaacattttttgtgttaatgtctgaaaactggaaaatcccccctttttaattaataaaacccgttaactcggaaacgtaaaatctaaaatttataaaaattgaaagtgactTCATATGAATAGATATAatcaattcaccaaaattccttgctttgtgaaagcatttttgagatattatcagaaaactgaaaaaaacaccaattttattgaataaaaaccaattaccaagaaacttaaaatctaaaatttataaaaaaaaagaaaaaaaaggggggagctcacgtcaatagatttaaacaatttcccaaagtttaatgcaaattggttaaagagtttttgagttaatgtccgacatgttgacaacagacggacaacagtataccataatacgttccgtaaacgagcgtataaaaaatattataatatgttgagtagtaatttaaacacattctagatacataaattaatactaaaaacaaagtcatagaaaatggaatgcattacaaaggattatatccgtaataagaaatactgatttgtcaaagaccgaattattttaatatttcatttactgttatctgtttttgtccattttaattccttgttatctgttatgagccaaatcaatttgctgttttgctgttattgggaccccccttgccccccctctttaATTTGTTAGTCTTATAGGTGCGCATTCTTTGTAAGATTTGCATTATTTCGTTTGTTGAAAGCAGGAAACTCACATTAAACGGAGGAGGAACTTGTCGCAAAGCAGTTAATAAAATTCTTGTCATATTACTCTAGTGATGGCGTCAAATGTTAACGGACAACCTTGCAAGAGATTTTCATTAATCCGTATTTTTATAGATAACCCGTAATCTTCATACAATTTGGTGTCCCACTGACCATTTTAAAGTACTTTTACTTGGTATAGTactcaaagtagaaaaaaatattcatcacGAAATTAACTCTCTAGCTGGTTATTTGCCTTAAACGTTTTGTGAAGGCATGCAGATTTACTTCGGACATTTCCGCAAGACATTGCAAATGCATAGTTTTGAATTGAAATTGTAGCTCAATGtatttgataatttgatttgAGTAGCTTGCATTTAGTACGACACGAAAATTTCCCGTCAAAGATTTGCTTTGGTAGTAGTAGTTTCTAATGTTGTATCACACGAACTATTTCCCACTGgatgttagggacgacatcaaaagttaaatgtaggataaaaaaaaacttaattcatatagtttttttcactgaccccctacCCCCCTcctaacttaatttgggaaaaattgattgaccaataaggatatatatatataaaatcgatgtcaattaaacaaaccTTGCAGCAAATTTTtttaacccccacccccccccccacccctatactatttgaatatagttttttatccttcattgatttttttttatgtcatccCTTCAGCAAgcaaaaattatcaaaagaatCCGGTAATTATCAACTGGACCAAATTTCGATTCTTTCAAAAGAGTCGAAAGAATAAACACTTACAAgtctttaaacatgtttaagcTCGTCTTTCAAACCTTTTAAATTCTAAAagatatatacagaaaaaaatcaatcataACAATATATGCaattattgggaaaatatgctgACATCAGCAATACCGTGACTAACATGACTGAACTGGTAACTTATTTATATCGATTACCCTTCAACATTTGTATTTGTTATAAGTTAAATCTGGAGAGAAACGAATAGACGTAAATACCCGATAAATAGAAGGAGTAAATTATCATTTGGGAAAGGTAAGGGGGAAAGgttaaaaattacataaatatcatgaatatcttgggtaatcatatataaaaaaaatataggcaaAATACGATATAATAAGGAGGGGAGAGAGATTTTTTAATACGCTTAAAAAATCACCTGAATGTGCATATTTTTATAGGTCGGTgtatatttataataatcatcTGACTGATATTATTAGCTTCagaaagtttatatatttttaatttttgattgtaTTGCTTCAAATATCTAGAAAGATTTATGATAACTAGAATTAATCCATCAATCTGTTACCAAGTAAAATATGTAATTGCTTTAATAATGCATTTAATTTACTAAAGTTTTAAATCACACTTATAATGtataaacaatatcaaataatttaaattagaCTTTGATTTGGACGAGATAATAGAAATAGCAAACAATCAGCAATAACTTCAATGTACTAAACATGTGGGCGTTAAATAGGGCATTACTTAACATAATATTTAAggagaaaattaaaagaaagaaaaaaatacaaaaacaaattacaaaaacaaaaacaaaaacaaaacaaaacaaaacaaaacaaaacaaaacaaaacaaaacaaaacaaaacaaaacaaaacaaaataacaaatcaacaTATTTGTAAACTTGGGTTTTATGTTTTCACAgttttcaaagttaaaataaCATGGAGATGGATGCCCCAAGTTTACGGAGGCAACCAACACTACCAATGGATCCTCCAAATGAGAATCCACCGAGAAAAATCCTCAAAGCTAAACGCCGTTTTACTAGTCGATCTAGTAAAACAGTTTCTTTGGTTTCATCAGCATCAAGTACGTCGTCACTGATAAAACCTTCGTTATCAAAGAAAGGTACCTCTATCACATCTATGTCAAGTAAAAGAAGTGTAACATCATCTTCTCTATTCAAAGTTCCGTCGCTTACGAAGAAAGCTTCTATCACAAAAGAAGTAAGCGATATCGCAACAACGGCAATTGCACTGGATTCTGGGTCACATATTGGGAAAACCGGAGTGATAACTGAAGACGACATCGGTGAAGACGTTGATATAACGGAAGTAGATCACACGTCCCCTTTTTCTGAGACCGGAGAAGCAGTGGTCTCATCTTTGAGAAAAAGTTTGTCAGGAAGTAGAACATTGTCAAAGAAGTTATCCCGAAAGAAAAGTTCCACTGCTACGTTAGCTCCACCGCTGCATCCATTACCACCTGGAGGACTAGTTGAGATTGCTTTTTCATTTGATACTACAGGATCAATGAGCGCAGCTTTAAATGAAGTCAAAGGAAGAATCAAAGACATTGTACAAAAACTGCAGTCAGATGTACCTGGAATACGAATAGCTATCTTTGCTCATGGCGATTACTGCGACAAAGATGATTACATTATAAAATGGATTGATTTTGGAGCAACACTTCCAGAACTTCATGACTTCGTAAATAATTGTGGAGATACAGGTGGTGGTGATGGTCCTGAATGTTACGAACTTGTTTTGAGGCGTGCAACAGAAGTTTTGTCATGGACTCCAGGTAGCAAACGTTCTCTTGTCCTCATAGGAGATGACCTTCCACACGAACCAGGGTACAAATATGGCGACTTTACAAATGATATTGACTGGCGTAATGAATGCACCAAGTTGAAAGATATGGTAATAAATTTATTCATTACAATATTCAGTTATGTTAAGACGCCCTGATTAATATTACCTTCTCCTGGCACATTATTTAATTTTGAGCAGAATTTTGAAATCCAAACAAATGTTCTTCGTGATCTGAATATCTATACCAAAGGCTTGTCACACTGTTACgtgatgattgattgttggtgctAAACGCCACTATCGGCTACACCGTGGCTGACAttttttattggttgaggaagCTGGGTTGCGCGGATAGCACCTGCTACGTGCGGGtgtcgaactcacaacctcagttttGACAGGCAAGTGAtacaataaatgaacaatttagaccactcggccaccgattCCTCATCACAGTTTAATAGATGAACTTCATGATGATTATTAAACAGTAGGGTTAATTAAAGTTTGTTTATCGTTTTTATGTTTTTCCAGTCTGTTTCACTCTTCAAGTGAACATTGCTATCTGCACTTCAAATATTGCCATCACACCACTTGAGCttttaagatatataaaaaaaaagcaaacaaaaacaagaatatgATATGGGACACCATACCCCGCTCGCACCATCACATTTCCATGTTCCCCGAAATCTTAATCAAAACCCTTTTTTGgcagatatatttaaaaaaaacagttaacatCATAATCAACATGTGTATTAAATTTCAAGTCGTCGATACAACAACTTAGCGGTAAACTGCCTTAAACCTATAAGGGACAAATGGGCACACAGAACGGGAAACACTATTTTTTACAGTTTCTGTTAACGATTTAGGACAATAGCGTGCGTTGTTGAATGTCATATTGTGGATTTGTCAAGTGTGTTATGAGTTTCTTTTTTGTTGTCGTTTATATAATGCTGGTTCCATAGGAACGATGAAATGAAATGAAtcaaaaaacaaatgaataaatatttatcaGATTAAAGAACAAATTATTTTAGTTTGAATGTGAAATTTTGAGTAAAATATCTACATTTATGTGATgaatacatgttttaattgaGAAAACTAGAGATTAATTAAGTAAGTCATAcactattttctttatatatttgaatgatttagGGAGTCAAGGTCTATGGCGTTGCTGTAAAAGCAGGTATCCATGCACAGAATTTTTACCAAGAACTGGCAACAAGAACGGATGGACTTATGATAACTTtggaaaactttaacctgatatTTGATTTAATGATGTCAATTTGCTATCGGGAAGGCGGCGATGAGCTATTAAGTGTAAGTAATCATTGGACGgtactattttaattttagttaatgTTGAAGACTATATAAGGAAAttgaaagttatataaaaaagtcCTAGCGAATAATATGAGATAACACACTGTACAGCAAAtggctatttattttacattttattcttaTTCTAGGCTTATCAGGATGAGTTGAAAGAGAAATATGGAATTTCGAAATTGAGTAAAAATTTGTCCGGAATGTTTGGTGGCCTCTCATCCGCTGCTGGTACAACCAGGACAGGTTTATTTGGTGGGGGTCTTGGAACACCAATGGGTGGGGGTTTTGGAACACCAATTGGTACTAGTCTATTTGGAACACCAACTGGTGGGCTATTTGGAATGATCGGAAGTCCAGGTGCTATTCCTAAAAAGGGGAAAACAAACAAGATGAGAAccataaaaacaacaaaacttgGAAAGAAGGCACTCATAGGGAAAACACCAAAAACAGCAGCTAAAGgaccaaagaaagaaaaaagaaaacagaaaagaaAGGATAACGTATGTAAAGTATTTGTTTTCTCGATCTTTACATAAAACGAGAGAAG
This sequence is a window from Mytilus edulis chromosome 1, xbMytEdul2.2, whole genome shotgun sequence. Protein-coding genes within it:
- the LOC139492749 gene encoding uncharacterized protein, whose translation is MEMDAPSLRRQPTLPMDPPNENPPRKILKAKRRFTSRSSKTVSLVSSASSTSSLIKPSLSKKGTSITSMSSKRSVTSSSLFKVPSLTKKASITKEVSDIATTAIALDSGSHIGKTGVITEDDIGEDVDITEVDHTSPFSETGEAVVSSLRKSLSGSRTLSKKLSRKKSSTATLAPPLHPLPPGGLVEIAFSFDTTGSMSAALNEVKGRIKDIVQKLQSDVPGIRIAIFAHGDYCDKDDYIIKWIDFGATLPELHDFVNNCGDTGGGDGPECYELVLRRATEVLSWTPGSKRSLVLIGDDLPHEPGYKYGDFTNDIDWRNECTKLKDMGVKVYGVAVKAGIHAQNFYQELATRTDGLMITLENFNLIFDLMMSICYREGGDELLSAYQDELKEKYGISKLSKNLSGMFGGLSSAAGTTRTGLFGGGLGTPMGGGFGTPIGTSLFGTPTGGLFGMIGSPGAIPKKGKTNKMRTIKTTKLGKKALIGKTPKTAAKGPKKEKRKQKRKDNQKDIPREKRNDRKFKTTKPLNRLQWSPWKQAMSNAKLSTKDEWAKWLNGYVTKQIFTRDIEDAAVYEFAVQSPNKKKKYPVTFSVVNGLPSSGKWCKQLVGRKHIREKLKQAIAQNAKVFVRRGKFKKRNKKFMEKVRKHLANSNYPFGCSKKNARVFKIKDFIIS